In Scophthalmus maximus strain ysfricsl-2021 chromosome 16, ASM2237912v1, whole genome shotgun sequence, the following proteins share a genomic window:
- the cby1 gene encoding protein chibby homolog 1 isoform X1 has translation MFSVTHTTTNPPVGQSTVSIKCQSFKTSLKMPLFGNTFSPKKTPPRRSASLSSLHTLDRSTREIELGLECVTPVMNLGGQSMKFEEGQWITESGENTSGREVQRLKKRNVQLEEENNLLKLKIEILLDMMTETTVEYHLMEKEVEDIKIQHRRKK, from the exons ATGttttcagtgacacacacaactACTAACCCGCCTGTGGGGCAATCGACCGTTTCAATTAAATGTCAG AGTTTTAAAACGTCACTGAAGATGCCGCTCTTCGGGAACACGTTCAGTCCGAAAAAGACTCCTCCTCGCAGATCTGCCTCACTGTCCAGCCTCCACACG TTGGATCGTTCAACAAGAGAAATAGAGCTGGGCCTTGAATGTGTAACTCCTGTGATGAACCTCGGGGGTCAGAGCATGAAATTTGAAGAGGGGCAGTGGATAACAG AGTCTGGTGAGAATACGTCTGGGAGGGAAGTGCAGCgactaaagaaaagaaatgtacaactggaggaggaaaacaacctCCTGAAACTAAAGATTGAAATCCTCCTGGACATG ATGACAGAGACGACTGTAGAGTACCACCTGATGGAGAAAGAAGTGGAAGATATAAAGATTCAACATCGAAGGAAGAAATGA
- the pdap1a gene encoding pdgfa associated protein 1a has protein sequence MPRGGKRCHKGRGKQFSNPEEIDRQMRQQKELEEKGGAEKESSSDSEEESSSDDESENRKRSGVEGLIEIENPNRVSQKSKKVAELDVTAPRELTRREREEIEKQKSKERYMKLHLEGKTDQAKADLARLAIIKKQREDAAKKRDELRKDKEAEDAKGKR, from the exons ATGCCTCGAGGCG GGAAAAGGTGTCACAAGGGCCGGGGAAAGCAGTTCAGCAACCCAGAGGAGATCGACCGGCAGATGAGACAGCAGAAGGAGCTG GAAGAAAAGGGCGGTGCAGAAAAAGAGAGCTCTTCAGACTCTGAGGAagagagcagcagtgatgaCGAATCTGAG aaCAGAAAGAGGAGTGGAGTGGAGGGTCTTATAGAGATCGAGAATCCAAACCGTGTGTCTCAGAAGAGCAAGAAAGTGGCTGAACTAGATGTTACGGCTCCCAGAGAGCTGACACGCAGAGAGAG AGAGGAGATAGAGAAGCAGAAGTCAAAGGAGCGCTACATGAAACTCCATCTCGAGGGGAAGACGGATCAGGCCAAGGCTGACCTTGCCAGACTTGCCATCATcaagaaacagagggaggatgcTGCCAAGAAGAGAGATGAACTCAGGAaag acaaAGAAGCAGAAGATGCCAAAGGGAAGCGCTAG
- the cby1 gene encoding protein chibby homolog 1 isoform X2 translates to MESFKTSLKMPLFGNTFSPKKTPPRRSASLSSLHTLDRSTREIELGLECVTPVMNLGGQSMKFEEGQWITESGENTSGREVQRLKKRNVQLEEENNLLKLKIEILLDMMTETTVEYHLMEKEVEDIKIQHRRKK, encoded by the exons ATGGAG AGTTTTAAAACGTCACTGAAGATGCCGCTCTTCGGGAACACGTTCAGTCCGAAAAAGACTCCTCCTCGCAGATCTGCCTCACTGTCCAGCCTCCACACG TTGGATCGTTCAACAAGAGAAATAGAGCTGGGCCTTGAATGTGTAACTCCTGTGATGAACCTCGGGGGTCAGAGCATGAAATTTGAAGAGGGGCAGTGGATAACAG AGTCTGGTGAGAATACGTCTGGGAGGGAAGTGCAGCgactaaagaaaagaaatgtacaactggaggaggaaaacaacctCCTGAAACTAAAGATTGAAATCCTCCTGGACATG ATGACAGAGACGACTGTAGAGTACCACCTGATGGAGAAAGAAGTGGAAGATATAAAGATTCAACATCGAAGGAAGAAATGA